Below is a window of Bacillales bacterium DNA.
AACGGCTTGCTCACGTACGACCGCCAACCGAAATGCGATCTCGCGAAAATCAAGGAGATTAATCGATAAAAGAATGAGGCTGACACGAGAAGGTCGTTAAAAAGCGACGGGGCGCGTCAGCCTTATGACATTCGATCATTCAACCGAGTCAACTGACGACAGCTAAGAATTTATAGGGTGTCACCAAATGTAAGACACATTTGGGACACCTTTTTTTACTGGCGGCGAATTATCGCTCACCACGGTTCTTATTTTCTCGAAAAATCCCGTTTTTAGATGAAATCGCGCATGAGGTGCGCTATTTTCTGAATGCACACGAATGCAAGCCGCAACTTTCGCTATTTTTCAGAAATAGCGTGTTCAGTGAGCGATATTAAAAAAACAGCGGCTCATTTGGGATAATAGCGACTCTCATGAGCGATTCCCCCAACGTCAATCCCGTTACCCTTCAAACCTCTCCAAAAAATGCTCCGCATTTTTTGACAAGTAGCGGTCCTTCATCCAAATGACCGCCGATTCCGACAGCAGCGGCGGTCCTTCGATGCGCAGCACTCGGCGGCCGGCGCCGTACGGCGGCAGCAAGGTCGATTCCGGCAGCACGGCGGCGCCGACGCCGGCCGTGACGAGCTCTAGCAGCATCGCCGCATCCGGGCATTCGCATACGACGTTCGGCTCGAGACCGTGGTCCTTGAAGTGGTTGACCACGGTCTCGAATTGGCCGACTCCGCTGATTCGGTGCAAAAGCACCAGCGGCATCGCGGCCAATTTTTCAAGCGGGATGTTTTCTTCCCGCCCTTGTGTCCACGCTTCCGGGACGACGGCTACGTACGGCTCCTGCGGCAACGGCAAGGCATGAAAATCGCTCATCTCCAGCGGCAGCCGGACGATCGCCAACTCGATCTCGCGGTTGCGCAAGTTTTCCGCCATCCGAAACGAATCCCCGCTGCGCAAATGAAAGGTCACGAGCGGGTATTTCTTGCGAAACGCCCGTATCCGCTCCGGCATCGGCGCGAAACATGATTTCACGCAGCCGATCGACAAGGTTCCCCGCAATCCGTGGCCGGTTTCCTTTACCTCCTTGACCGTTTCCTCCATCTGATGAAGGAGCGTTTCCGCCTTTTCAAGCAACACTTCGCCCGCTTTCGTCAATTCCATTTTCCGTCCGTTTCTTTCGATCAACAGGACGCCGAGTTCTTCTTCCAACTGTTTCAATTGCTGGCTCAACGGCGGCTGCGCCATATGCAGTTTTTTTGCGGCGCGCGTAATTTGTCCTTCGCGGGCAATCGTGACAAAGTATCGAAGGTGGCGAAAATCCATCACTCTCTCCTCCTGTTTCATATGAAATAAATATTAAATAACTACAAAATTAATATTTTTCATATATTATAACGCGTGCTATAGTGAAATTGTAAAGAAAATTGTGATAGATCACACAGAAAGCGAATGAGGGGCAGCCAGAGGGTTGGTGCTGCACAAAACAATACGGGAGTGATTCTATGGCAACGATCGAAGAGGTGAAACAACGTCTGCGGGGATCGGTAGCCCCGATCATCACGCCGTTTAATGAAAGCGGTTCCATTGACTACGGAACGCTTTCGGACTTGATCGACTGGCACATAGAAAACGGCAGTCACGGCATATCGGTCACCGGTACGACGGGGGAACCGAGCTCATTGACGATCGAAGAACGCGTGAAAGTCATGGAAACCGCGCATCGAGCGGTGAACGGCCGAGTGCCGTTTGTGCCCGGTACGGGGTCGACGAATCACGCCGAGACGATGGAGTTGACGAAGAAAGCCGAGGAAATCGGCGCCGATGCGGCGCTCGTCATTGTGCCGTACTACAACAAACCATCGCAGCACGCGTTGTACAAACATTTCCGCACGGTAGCTGAATCCGTCGACATTCCGATTGTCATTTACAACATTCCAGGACGAACCGCTGTAAATCTTGAAGTCCAAACGCTTGCAAGGCTTGCTGAAGATTGCCCGAATATTATCGGCGTGAAAGAATCGAACAAAGACTTTGAGCATGTCAACCGTGTGTTACTCAATTGCGGCCGCGATTTCCTGCTGTTTTCCGGCATTGAACTATTGTGCTATCCGATGCTCGCGATCGGCGGGGCAGGATACATCAGTGCGACAGCCAATGTGGTCCCCGACAAAGTGGCGGAGCTATATGACGCGTGGAGCGACGGCAACGTCCAACGGGCTCAGGACTTGCATTACGAATTGATGCCGCTCAACGACGTGCTTTTCAAAGATACGAATCCGGCACCGCTGAAGGCGGCTCTCGGCATGATCGGAAAGATTCATCCGGCGCTGCGTTTACCGATGGATTTGCCTTCGGAACCGTTGCAGGCAGAAATTCGCGAGGTGCTCAGCCGATACGTGAACATCCCGGGGAACGCTTAGGAGGGAACCGAATGGAAGACATCCAACTGTACATCAATGGCCGATTCGTGAACGCTGGGTCTGGCGAGACGTTCGACAACTACAACCCTTATACGAATGAAAAAATTAACGCCGTCGCCGCGGGGGGCAAAGCGGATATCGACGCAGCCGTCCAGGCCGCCCACGAAGCGTTTCGGAGCGGTCCGTGGGGGCGGATGAAGGTGAGCGAGCGGCTCACCTACATTCGCCGCATCGCCGATGTGATCGACGCTCACATCGACGAAATCGCTCCGCTCGAATCGCTCGACACCGGGCTGCCAATCAGCCAGACGAAGAAGATGGTCGCCCGTGCGGCGCAAAATTTCCGCTTTTACGCGGAAATGGTATCGAGCCGCATGGTCGGCGAAGCGTACCGCGTCGACAACGAGTTTCTCAATTACACGATTCATAAGCCGGTCGGCGTCGCCGGGTTGATCACGCCGTGGAATGCGCCGTTCATGCTCGAGACGTGGAAGATCGCGCCGGCGCTCGCGACCGGCAACACGGTCGTGTTGAAGCCGGCGGAACTGTCGCCGCTGACGGCGAACCGGCTCGCGGAAATTATCGCCGAAGCTGAGCTGCCGGACGGCGTGTTCAACGTCGTTCACGGATTCGGCGAAACGGCCGGCGCGTCGCTTGTCGCGCATCCGGACGTGAAGCTGATTTCCTTCACCGGCGAAACGGTGACCGGCTCGGAAATTATGAAAAACGGCGCGGACACGTTGAAGCGGTTCTCGATGGAACTCGGCGGCAAGTCGCCGATCATCGTCTTCGACGATGCCGATTTCGACCGCGCGCTCGACGCGTGTACATGGGGAATCTTCTCTTTCAACGGCGAGCGCTGCACGGCGAATTCGCGGCTGTTCGTGCAGGAATCGCTGCACGACCGATTCGTGGAAGCGTTGAAAGAGCGGGTGGCGAACATCGTCGTCGGGGATCCGATGGACGAGAAGACGCAAGTCGGACCGCTCATCCACCGGGAACATTTCAACAAGGTGAAGTCGTATATCGAGACGGCTAAGGAAGAAGGCGCCGAAATTGTAAGCGGTGTCATTCCTGAAGAACATGGGCGCGGCAATTTCGTGGCCCCGACGCTGCTCTTGAACGTGACGAACGACATGCGTGTCGCACAGGAAGAAATTTTCGGTCCGGTGCTCGCGGTCATGACGTTTAAAGACGAAGCAGAAGCGATCCAGCTTGCCAACGACATCAAATACGGTTTGGCCGGTTACGTGTGGACGAAAGACATACAGCGCGGCCATCGTGTCGCTCAATCGGTCGACGCGGGCATGCTTTGGATCAACGCGCAAAACGTCCGTGACTTGCGCATCCCGTTCGGCGGGTCGAAGGCGAGCGGAATTGGGCGCGAAGGCGGGCATTACGCATTCGAATTTTATACCGAAACCCAGGTCATTCACGTCGCGCTCGGAGAGCATCACATTCCGCAGTTCGGCAAGATACCTAAACGATAACGGAGGCGATGGAGATGCCGGCGAAAACAGGCCAGCAATACATTGAACGATTAAAGAAAGCGAAAAACAACGTCTACATTCACGGCGAAAGAGTTGAGGACGTCACGGAGCATCCGGCGTTCAAAGGCGTTGTCCGTTCGATGGCGGATTTGTACGATTTGCAGCACGAAAAACCTGAAAAAATGCTTTATGAATCACCGACGACAGGCGATCTTGTCGGAAAAACGTTCATGGAGCCAAAGACGATCGACGATTTGATCGCGCGCCGCGAGGCGATCATGGAGTGGCAGCGGTATTCCGGCGGTTTGATGGGACGTTCGCCTGATTATTTGAACGCCGACGTGATGGCGATGGGCGCCGCGTACGAATTTTTCGCCGAAGGCGATCCGATGTTTGCGGAAAACGCGAAGCGTTACGCGGAATATGCGCGCGAGAATGATTTGAGCTTGACGCATACGCTCATTCACCCGCAAGTGAACCGGGCGAAAGCGCAGCATGAGCAGAAAGATGCGAATGTTGCTCTGCATCTCGTTGAAAAAAATGACGACGGCATTATCGTCGACGGCGTTCGTTTGCTTGCCACGCAAGGAGCGATCACCGACGAAATTCTCGTCTTTCCTTCGACGGTGAAGAAAGCAGGGGAGCTCGACGATCCGTATTCGCTCGCGTTCGCGCTTCCGAACAACACGCCGGGCTTGAAATATTTGAGCCGCGAGTCGTTCGACTACGGCAAGAATGAATACGACCATCCGCTCGGCTCGCGCTTCGAAGAAGGCGACACGATCGTGTCGTTCGAAAACGTGCTCGTGCCGTGGGACCGCGTGTTTATCTTGGAAAATTCCTCGGTATGCAACCGCGCGTTTCGTGAAACGAACGCGGTCGTGCATATGGCGCACCAAGTCATTGCGAAAGACATCGCCAAAACGGAGTTTTTGCTCGGTGTCGTGTTGAGCGTGATGGATGCGATCGGCATCGACGGCTTCCAGCACGTGCAAGACAAAGGGACGGAAATCATGCTGACGCTCGAAACGATGAAATCGCATTTGTTCCGTGCGGAGCATAATGCGAAGCTCGATCGCTGGGGTATGATGACGCCTGATTACGAGGCGCTCGATGCGGCGCGCAACTGGTTTCCGCGCGTATATCCGCGGATGGCGGAAATCGTTCGCATCCTCGGAGCATCCGGCATGATGGGCATCCCGACGCAAGCCGACTATGAAAATGAAGAAATCGGCACGCTCTTAAACCGCGCCACGCAAGGCAAGAACGTCGAAGGCTATGAGCGTGTGCAGTTGTTCCGGCTCGCATGGGATTTGACGATGAGCGCGTTCGGCAGCCGGCAAACGCATTATGAATATTATTTCTTTGGCGATCCGATCAAGATGGGCATGGCTTACTTCAACAATTACGACAAAGAGCCGTACAAGGCGCAAATTCGCGATTTTCTCGGACGTTCCAAACAATCGCGGCCAACTTTTGTGAAGGCGTAAGGGGGGGACGGCATGAACTTTAACATATTGCGTGCGGCGCGGGCGGTCGTGCGTGTGACTGACCTTGATGCTGCCCGCAAATTTTACGTCGACGCCCTTGGTTTCGTCGAAACGGAAGCGGACGCGGAAACGATTTATCTTCGCGGCCTAGAGGAGCATGTGCATCATTGCTACGTATTGAAAAAAGCAGCTCAACCGGGCGTGGAAGCAATCAGTTACAAAGTCGCTTCGGAAAGCGATCTTGATCAGCTTGCAGTCCATTTCGAACGGAAGGGCATGGCGACGGTGTGGCTGGAAAAAGGCGAGCAACATGCGGTTGGACGTGCGCTCAGGGTTCGTGACGTTTCCGGCATTCCGGTCGAGTTTTTCGCGGAAATGACGACCGTCGACCGTTTGCTGCAACGTTATGACATGTACAAAGGTTCTCGCATGCAGCGGATCGATCATTTTAACTGCATGGTGCCCGATGTTGAGAAAGCGTACGATTTTTATATCAATGAACTCGGTTTTGCTTGTTCCGAATATACTGCGAATGACGAAGAACGCATTTGGGCTGCGTGGCTGCACCGGAAACCGGCGGTGCATGATGTCGCCTACATGAACGGCGAAGGCCCGCGCCTCCATCATGTCGGCTTTTGGTTGAGCGACCCGATGAGCGTCATCCATACGTGCGACGTCCTTGCTTCGCTCGGCTATGGCGATCACATCGAACGCGGCCCCGGCCGGCACGGTCTGTCGAACGCCTTTTTCCTTTATTTACGCGATCCTGACGGCAACCGCGTTGAACTGTACACGGGCGATTATTTGACGAGTGACCCGGATTTCAAGCCGATTCGCTGGGATTTGAACGATTCGCGCCGGCAAACATTCTGGGGCCATGAAGCGCCGGACAGCTGGTTCGCCGAGGCGACACCGTTTCTGGATATCAATGGCGAATCAGAAGTGAAGCAGCAGCCGGCGAAGTTGAAGCAGAGCAAACCGAATTTCGTAACTTGAGGAGGCGATCGTTTGCAAGTCACACATGTGAAGCATCAAGAGAAAGCAACGATCGACAGCGGCAGCCCGCTCGTGATGGCGCTCGGTTTCTTCGACGGCGTGCATCTCGGGCACCAAGCCTTGCTGCGTGAGGGGAAACGGAAGGCGGAGGCTGCCGGCTGCCGCTTGGCGGTAATGACATTTTGGCCGCATCCGAATGAAGTGTTGAAAGGCGAACGAAACCGGAACTATTTAACCCCGCTCAGCAAGAAGATCGAAACGTTCGCCGCTTTCGGCGTCGACCAAGTGTTTGTTGTCGCGTTTGACCGGACGTTTGCCGCGCTGCCGGCTCGTGATTTTGTCGCTCAGTATGTGACGGCTTTGAACGTCCGCCATGTGGTCGTCGGATTTGACTTCACGTTCGGTTTCAAAGCGGAAGGGGATGTCCGCCTGCTCAGGCAATTGAGCAAAGAAAGGCGTTTCGGTCTTTCCGTCGTGCCGAAAAAAACGTACCGCCGCGAAAAAATCAGCTCAAGTGCTTTGCGGCAACTGTTGGCCGACGGCGACCTTGCGCTCGTCCCGTATTATTTGGGACGGCGGTATGAAATCGATGTCGATTCAGCATCGATGAAAGACGACAAGTGCTGGGAGATCGTACCGGCGGACAGGTCGCTGTTGCCGATGCCGGGGCGGTACCATGTCGAGTATTTCGACGGAAGGGGTGTTGCGAAAGCGGTGTTCGAACGGTTTGACGACGCGCGGAACTCGTGCGAGCTCACTTTTGTCGACAGTAGCGGCCAACGGAACCTGCAACAGGGAAAGTTGCTTTTCATCAACCGGATTCCGTCCGTGGAGGAAAAGTCCGGATAATGGAGGAGGGGATCGCAAAATGGACGACAGAACGTTTCGGAATGCGATGGGGAAATTTGCGACGGGCGTGACAGTCATTACGACGGCGGTCGACGGGGAAATTCACGGAATGACCGCGAACGCGTTCATGTCGGTTTCGATCAATCCGAAACTCATTTCCATTTCTATCGACGAAAAAGCGAAAATGCTCGAAATGATTCACCGTTCCGGCATGTTTACCGTCAACATTTTGTCGGCCGAACAAGAGGACGTCTCGAAACATTTTGCCGGGCAATTGCAAGAGAAGCCGACGTTTCGATTTGAGCGGCTCCGCGAGCTGCCCGTCATCGAAAACGCCTTGGCCAACATCCTGTGTGAAGTCGACAGCTCGTACAAAGCAGGCGACCATACCATTTTTATCGGAAAAGTGCTTGATTTGACCATTCGCGAAGGGCACCCGCTGACGTTCTACGAAGGAAGATACGGATTTGCCAATACGAGTTGAAGAAAGAGAACTTCTCTTTCTTCAGCACTCTGTGCATCACGCATACCAATTTTATGAAAATGGGGGGGTTTCAAATGAACAAGAAGCTTTTGTCCATCGTTGTCGCTGTCTTGTTGCTTATGATGACTGCGTGTTCTTCGGGCGGTTCGAAAACGTCCGGGGGCGGATCGGGCGCGGATTCGGAAACGATTAAGATCGGCGGGATCTTTTCTTCATCGGGGGGAGCGTCTCCGCTCGGTAAACCGGAACTGGACACAGTGAAAATGCTAACGAAAGAAATCAATGACAACGGCGGGATTAACGGGAAAAAGATTGAACTCATTCCTTATGATGCAAAATCCGACCAAAACGAAGCCGTGTTAGCAATGAAAAAATTGACTGAACAAGATCACGTTGTGGGCATTATCGGCGGAACGACAAGCGGAAATACGCTGGCGATGATTCCGCTGGCGGAGAAAGCGGAAGTGCCGTTTATTTCCCTGGCCTCGAGCAAACAAATTGTTCATCCGGACGACGGCTCATCGCGAAAATGGATTTTCAAAACAGCGCAAGGCGATGACATTGTCATTCCGAGAATCTTGAACTATTTGAAAGACAAAGGCTGGACGAAAGTCGCGTGGATGAATGTCGCCAACTCGTTTGGTACGGGCGGTCACGAAACGTTCAAGGCGCTCGCTTCCGATTACGGTGTACAAGCTGTCATTGAAGAAGAATTCGAAGCGGACGTGAAAGATGCCAAGTCGATGTTGACACGCGTGAAAAAAGCCGACCCGCAAGCCATTATCGTCTGGGGAACGGCGCAGGAATCGGCAGTCGTGACGAAAAACATTCGCCAATTGGGCATGGATGTGCCGATTATCGAAAGCCACGGCATTGCATCGAAAGATTTCATCAAATTGGCGGGTGACGCGGCCAACGGGGTCGTTTTTCCGGGCGGACGGCTGCTCGTCGCCGATCAAGTGCCGGATGCAAACGCCCAGAAGAAAAACTTGATGGATTACAAAAAAGATTTTTCGGAACATTACGACTACCCGGTCAGCACGTTCGGCGGCCATGCGTGGGATGCGTTCCACATCATGATCGAAGCCATTAAAGCGGAAGGCGCCGATCCTGCGAAGATCCGCGATCATATCGAAAATGAAACGAAAGATTTTGCGGGCATTACCGGCGTGTTCAACATGAGTCCGGATAATCATAACGGCCTTTCGGCAGACAGTCTCGTCATGATTCAAGTGAAAGATGGGGAGTGGACTTTGGTGAAATAAGGCACGGAAGGGAAAGCGGGACACTGAAAGCTCCCGCTTTTCCCCTTTCGCTACAGGGGTGAGATCAAACATGGAACTTGTCAGCCAACTGCTGCAGCTATTCTTTTCAGGCCTGACCGTCGGCAGCATCTATGCGCTTATCGCGATCGGTTTTGTTGCGACGTACAACGTTACGGGCGTACTGAATTTCGCGCAAGGAGAATTCGCCATGTTCGGCGCACTGACGTGCATTTCCCTTGTCGGGTTCGGCATGCCTTTATTTGCTGCCGTCGTTTGCAGCATACTTATCGTTACGATTCTCGGAGCCGTCTTCGAGCGGCTCGCGATTCATCCCGCCCGCCGCTCGTCCGTTCCCGTCATGATCATCATTACGATCGGTGCCTCGATTGCCTTACGCGGCATCGGCATGATGATTTGGGGAACGAATCCGCATACATTGCCTCCTTTTACGAAAGGCGAATCGATTCATTTGCTGCATGCGGTCATTTTACCGCAAAATTTATGGGCGATCGGCATCGCTCTGGCCAGTCTCGTCGGCATGTATGTGTTTTTCAATAAAACTTATACCGGGAAGGCGGTTACTGCTTGCGTCGTCAATCGGTACGCGGCACGGTTGATGGGCATTCATCCGGAATGGATGTCGCTGGCGGCCATTTCCGTATGTGCCGGCCTCGGCGCGCTCGGCGGCATTGTCATCGCTCCGATTTCCGGCGCGACGTACAACATGGGCCTCATGCTCGGCATGAAGGCATTCGTCGCCGCCGTCATCGGCGGCTTGACGAACGCACCCGCTGCCGTCGTCGGTGCCTTCATCATCGGCATTCTTGAATCTTTTACCGCCGGCTTATGGACGACCGGCTTTCAAGACGCCGTCAGCTTCGCGATTTTGCTCATCGTGTTATTTTTATTGCCAAACGGCATTTTCTCGAAATCATCAGGGAAAAGGGTGTGAGCGCGTCTATGGCCAAGGCTATACGGAACATTTACAATCGCAGCTTAACCGGCCCGTTGCTCGTTTGCCTGTTTCTCGCGCTTCTTCCTGTCGGGTTTCCTTCGAATTACATTTTGAGCATACTCATTATCGTTGCGTTTTACACGATTGTCGGCACCGGACTCACACTTCTCATGGGCTATGCGGGGCAAATTTCACTCGGGCACGCCGCTTTTTACGGCATCGGTTCGTACACGTCCGCAATCTTAAGCGCCCATGCTGGACTTTCTCCATGGCTGGCGATGCTCGCTGGCATGGTTTTATCGGCGCTCGTCGCTTTCATCGTTGGCATTCCGACGTTAAAGCTGAAAGAACATTATTTGGCGTTGGCGACATTAGGATTCGGTGTCATCGTTTTCGTGTTTTTCAAAGAGTTGGACGGTCTGACCGGCGGTTTAAATGGATTTTTCGGCATTCCGTCGATCAGCCTGTTCGGCTTTCCGTTTGACAACGATTTTCGATTTTATTATTTAATTTGGACGTTGGCGATGCTCGGCATTATCTTTGCGAGAAACGTCGTCCAGTCCCGCGTCGGCAGAGCATTGCAAGCCGTCAAAGACAGCGAAACGGCCGCGAATTCGCTCGGAGTACCTGCACAAAAATACAAGTTGCAAATCTTCGTGCTAAGTGCCGTTTATGCCTCGGTGGCAGGCAGTTTGTACGCGCATTACGTTTCTTTTATCAACCCGGAGCTGTTTAACGTGAAAACGTCGCTCGATTTCCTCATCATGGTCGTCATCGGCGGCAGCGGCATGGTTTGGGGCGGCGTCATCGGGGCGGCAGTCTTCGTGATCCTCGGGGAAATTTTAAAAGAAATTTTGCCTTACTTCACGGACGCGAGCGGTGAATTTCAGATCGTGTTGTTCGGAGTCTTGCTCGTCGTGATTCTCATATACATGCCGCGCGGACTCGGCCCAATGGTTGTACAAACGGCGAAAAACCGGCTTCGTTTCGGTAAAAGAAAGGCAGCCGCTGCTTCCGGAGGTGATCGAAGTGCTTGAAGTGCGGGGACTTTCGAAGTTTTTCGGCGGGGTGTCGGCGGTTGATGACGTCTCATTCACGGTTCATCCCGGGGAGATTGTCGCCTTGATCGGTCCGAACGGTGCGGGCAAAACAACGCTTTTCAACGTCGTTTCCGGCATTTTTCCGCCTTCGGCCGGGGAGGTCGTCTTCGCGGATCAAACGATCACAAAGAAAAAAACACACGAGATTGCCCAACTCGGCATTACCCGGACGTTTCAAAATTTGCAAGTGTTCAACGGGATGACCGTCGTCGAAAACGTCATGGCCGGGCAACATATTTTATTGAAATCGGGCATTTTTTCATCGGGCTTTCGCTTGAAGAAAGTTTACCGGGAAGAGCAGGAAACGCTGGCGGAAGCGCTCAACTGGTTGGAACGGGTCGGTTTGCGGGACTATGCGTATCAACATGCAGAAACGCTGCCGTATGGGAACCAGCGGCTGCTTGAGATTGCCAGGGCTGCGGCGGCGCGGCCAAAGCTGATTTTGCTCGACGAACCGATGGCCGGCTTAAATACGGAGGAATCGCGCAAAGCGGCGGACGTCATTTCACACATGCGGGAAGAAGGATTTACGTTCTTGTTTGTGGAACATGACATGGAGACGGTCATGTCTTTGGCGGATAAAATTGTCGTGCTTGATCACGGCGAGAAAATTGCCGAAGGCACGCCGGAGGAGATTTCGTGTAACCCGGACGTCATTGCCGCGTATCTCGGAGAGGAGGAAGTGATCTGACATGCTGGAGTTGCAAGGCATTCATACGTATCATGACTACCTCCACGTTTTGAAAGGCATTGACTTGCGTGTTGAGCAAGGAGAAATATTCGCGATTCTCGGGTCGAACGGTGCCGGAAAAAGCACGCTGCTCGGCACGATTGCGGGCATTTACAAGCCGCGCCAAGGCACGATTCGGTTTGACGGTGAAGATGTGACGAAGCTGTCGGCTCAGGCGATGGTTCGCAAAGGGATCA
It encodes the following:
- a CDS encoding LysR family transcriptional regulator, with the translated sequence MDFRHLRYFVTIAREGQITRAAKKLHMAQPPLSQQLKQLEEELGVLLIERNGRKMELTKAGEVLLEKAETLLHQMEETVKEVKETGHGLRGTLSIGCVKSCFAPMPERIRAFRKKYPLVTFHLRSGDSFRMAENLRNREIELAIVRLPLEMSDFHALPLPQEPYVAVVPEAWTQGREENIPLEKLAAMPLVLLHRISGVGQFETVVNHFKDHGLEPNVVCECPDAAMLLELVTAGVGAAVLPESTLLPPYGAGRRVLRIEGPPLLSESAVIWMKDRYLSKNAEHFLERFEG
- the hpaI gene encoding 2,4-dihydroxyhept-2-ene-1,7-dioic acid aldolase, with protein sequence MATIEEVKQRLRGSVAPIITPFNESGSIDYGTLSDLIDWHIENGSHGISVTGTTGEPSSLTIEERVKVMETAHRAVNGRVPFVPGTGSTNHAETMELTKKAEEIGADAALVIVPYYNKPSQHALYKHFRTVAESVDIPIVIYNIPGRTAVNLEVQTLARLAEDCPNIIGVKESNKDFEHVNRVLLNCGRDFLLFSGIELLCYPMLAIGGAGYISATANVVPDKVAELYDAWSDGNVQRAQDLHYELMPLNDVLFKDTNPAPLKAALGMIGKIHPALRLPMDLPSEPLQAEIREVLSRYVNIPGNA
- the hpaE gene encoding 5-carboxymethyl-2-hydroxymuconate semialdehyde dehydrogenase gives rise to the protein MEDIQLYINGRFVNAGSGETFDNYNPYTNEKINAVAAGGKADIDAAVQAAHEAFRSGPWGRMKVSERLTYIRRIADVIDAHIDEIAPLESLDTGLPISQTKKMVARAAQNFRFYAEMVSSRMVGEAYRVDNEFLNYTIHKPVGVAGLITPWNAPFMLETWKIAPALATGNTVVLKPAELSPLTANRLAEIIAEAELPDGVFNVVHGFGETAGASLVAHPDVKLISFTGETVTGSEIMKNGADTLKRFSMELGGKSPIIVFDDADFDRALDACTWGIFSFNGERCTANSRLFVQESLHDRFVEALKERVANIVVGDPMDEKTQVGPLIHREHFNKVKSYIETAKEEGAEIVSGVIPEEHGRGNFVAPTLLLNVTNDMRVAQEEIFGPVLAVMTFKDEAEAIQLANDIKYGLAGYVWTKDIQRGHRVAQSVDAGMLWINAQNVRDLRIPFGGSKASGIGREGGHYAFEFYTETQVIHVALGEHHIPQFGKIPKR
- the hpaB gene encoding 4-hydroxyphenylacetate 3-monooxygenase, oxygenase component; protein product: MPAKTGQQYIERLKKAKNNVYIHGERVEDVTEHPAFKGVVRSMADLYDLQHEKPEKMLYESPTTGDLVGKTFMEPKTIDDLIARREAIMEWQRYSGGLMGRSPDYLNADVMAMGAAYEFFAEGDPMFAENAKRYAEYARENDLSLTHTLIHPQVNRAKAQHEQKDANVALHLVEKNDDGIIVDGVRLLATQGAITDEILVFPSTVKKAGELDDPYSLAFALPNNTPGLKYLSRESFDYGKNEYDHPLGSRFEEGDTIVSFENVLVPWDRVFILENSSVCNRAFRETNAVVHMAHQVIAKDIAKTEFLLGVVLSVMDAIGIDGFQHVQDKGTEIMLTLETMKSHLFRAEHNAKLDRWGMMTPDYEALDAARNWFPRVYPRMAEIVRILGASGMMGIPTQADYENEEIGTLLNRATQGKNVEGYERVQLFRLAWDLTMSAFGSRQTHYEYYFFGDPIKMGMAYFNNYDKEPYKAQIRDFLGRSKQSRPTFVKA
- the hpaD gene encoding 3,4-dihydroxyphenylacetate 2,3-dioxygenase; the encoded protein is MNFNILRAARAVVRVTDLDAARKFYVDALGFVETEADAETIYLRGLEEHVHHCYVLKKAAQPGVEAISYKVASESDLDQLAVHFERKGMATVWLEKGEQHAVGRALRVRDVSGIPVEFFAEMTTVDRLLQRYDMYKGSRMQRIDHFNCMVPDVEKAYDFYINELGFACSEYTANDEERIWAAWLHRKPAVHDVAYMNGEGPRLHHVGFWLSDPMSVIHTCDVLASLGYGDHIERGPGRHGLSNAFFLYLRDPDGNRVELYTGDYLTSDPDFKPIRWDLNDSRRQTFWGHEAPDSWFAEATPFLDINGESEVKQQPAKLKQSKPNFVT
- a CDS encoding FAD synthetase family protein; protein product: MQVTHVKHQEKATIDSGSPLVMALGFFDGVHLGHQALLREGKRKAEAAGCRLAVMTFWPHPNEVLKGERNRNYLTPLSKKIETFAAFGVDQVFVVAFDRTFAALPARDFVAQYVTALNVRHVVVGFDFTFGFKAEGDVRLLRQLSKERRFGLSVVPKKTYRREKISSSALRQLLADGDLALVPYYLGRRYEIDVDSASMKDDKCWEIVPADRSLLPMPGRYHVEYFDGRGVAKAVFERFDDARNSCELTFVDSSGQRNLQQGKLLFINRIPSVEEKSG
- a CDS encoding flavin reductase family protein translates to MDDRTFRNAMGKFATGVTVITTAVDGEIHGMTANAFMSVSINPKLISISIDEKAKMLEMIHRSGMFTVNILSAEQEDVSKHFAGQLQEKPTFRFERLRELPVIENALANILCEVDSSYKAGDHTIFIGKVLDLTIREGHPLTFYEGRYGFANTS
- a CDS encoding ABC transporter substrate-binding protein, whose protein sequence is MNKKLLSIVVAVLLLMMTACSSGGSKTSGGGSGADSETIKIGGIFSSSGGASPLGKPELDTVKMLTKEINDNGGINGKKIELIPYDAKSDQNEAVLAMKKLTEQDHVVGIIGGTTSGNTLAMIPLAEKAEVPFISLASSKQIVHPDDGSSRKWIFKTAQGDDIVIPRILNYLKDKGWTKVAWMNVANSFGTGGHETFKALASDYGVQAVIEEEFEADVKDAKSMLTRVKKADPQAIIVWGTAQESAVVTKNIRQLGMDVPIIESHGIASKDFIKLAGDAANGVVFPGGRLLVADQVPDANAQKKNLMDYKKDFSEHYDYPVSTFGGHAWDAFHIMIEAIKAEGADPAKIRDHIENETKDFAGITGVFNMSPDNHNGLSADSLVMIQVKDGEWTLVK
- a CDS encoding branched-chain amino acid ABC transporter permease, producing the protein MELVSQLLQLFFSGLTVGSIYALIAIGFVATYNVTGVLNFAQGEFAMFGALTCISLVGFGMPLFAAVVCSILIVTILGAVFERLAIHPARRSSVPVMIIITIGASIALRGIGMMIWGTNPHTLPPFTKGESIHLLHAVILPQNLWAIGIALASLVGMYVFFNKTYTGKAVTACVVNRYAARLMGIHPEWMSLAAISVCAGLGALGGIVIAPISGATYNMGLMLGMKAFVAAVIGGLTNAPAAVVGAFIIGILESFTAGLWTTGFQDAVSFAILLIVLFLLPNGIFSKSSGKRV